The genomic segment GGGATTTCCAGCTTGGTTCAATGGTTTTTCCATTCCTTTCCATTTTCCACTGCCGGACCTCTTTTTTATCATATTTCCAGCCGTACTGCATGGGCCGGATCCTGACTATCCTGCCGTCTTTTACATCAACCATGCCTTCTGCGCCTCCGCCGAAATATCCGCCGAGCCCGAGGCTTCTTAAGACTGTCTTGTCCTTGGTTTTAATTTTTGCCATGTTTTTGTAAACCTCCTTGGGAGATACATAAGAAGAGGGATAAAAGAAAAAATACAATTAATGTTTCAAAAAAAATTTTTTTCATACATAAGATGAAAGCCATTTATTGTCAAGGAAATTTTGCATGTAATTTTGTATTTTATGGTCAATATTATTGCAGGATGATTCAGTGTATAAGGTGCTTCTATCCCTGAAATATGGCCTGTAATCTTGAAGAATAAATATAAAACCCTGATTTAAATATAAAGATTACATGTTATATATGTTAATAAAAAAGACGCTTTGATATTTCAGCAGATGTTTTTTTCAAAGGCTCTATAACATTATTTAAAAATTCCTGTGTCATCCTGAATGCCGGCCCTGCTATAACAACAGCCGCAACAGGAACCTTTTCATGATTAAATACCGGGGCTGCAATTGCATGGGTTCCTTCATATCTTTCTCCTTTATCGTATGCAATCCCTGTTTTCCTGATCTCTTCAAGAAGCTTCCTGTATTCCTTTTTGGAAATAATGGTATTGGAATTAAAACGGGTAAATTTCTGTTTAAGACACTGCTCTACAAATTCTTTATTGCTGAAAGCAAGAATGGTTTTAGCCCCGGCAGTTACATTAACAGGAACCTGCTCGCCAAGTTCAAAGGAAAATCTGAGGTGTCTCTGTCCTTCAACCTGGCAGGCAAGAATAACATTATTACCTGAAACCATTTCCAGTGCAACGCTTTCCCCTGTGTTTTGAGAAAGCTTATTTAAAAAAGGTCTGGCAATGTCTGCAATGGAATTATTAAGGGATCTTATAACGGCATTTCCTATTTCAGCAGCAGAACGGCCCAGCATGTATTTTTTAGTTTCAGGATTCTGGTGCAAAAAATCATGATTTGTCAGCAGATGCAGTAATCTGCTGACTGTTGATTTATGAATATCAAGCTTTTTGCTTAATTCCAAGGTACCCGTTTCATGGTTATTCGGTGTAAAAGACATTAAAATTTTAAGTGCTTTTTCAGTGGATGAAAGACTGCCGGAATCGGATTTCATTTATACCCTGCTTTTGTATTAATAAATGTTTTATATTTAGCAACTGAATTTCATTATTAGGGATTCGATATTGAAAACTTTTGAATATGTCAAGTCAATAATGTTTTTTTAAAAAAATAGTTGACTATTTATTAAATGCAGGTAAAATTACATGCAATTATTTGTGATTTATCTCTTGATTCAAATTATAAACTTCTATTTTGTTATAACAATTGAAAATAAACATTAACTAAACGGAGGAAAAAATGAAAAAACAAATCATGGGCCTGCTGGTAAGTATTTTTTTTATTTTTGTTTTTACATCAGGAGTTTATGCAAAAACCATAACCCTTAGATTTGCACATCAGAATCCTGACACAGGATTAAGCTCAACCCAGTGTGTTGACCCCTGGCTGAGAAAGGTTGAAGAAGCAACAAAGGGACAGGTTAAAATCCAGGCATTTTACGGGCAGACCCTTGCCAAAGGCAAGGATATGTGGAATGCCACAAAAACAGGAATCACTGATATTGCCTGGTGTTTTCACGGTTACTGGCCCGGCATGACCCCTCTTTCAGATGTTATCAGTCTTCCTGCACTTCCTTTTAAATCTGCTGAAAAAGGCAGTGAGGTTTTGTGGAAATTATACGAGCAGTTTCCTGAGATTCAAAACGAATATAAAGACGTTAAAG from the Desulfonema limicola genome contains:
- a CDS encoding IclR family transcriptional regulator produces the protein MKSDSGSLSSTEKALKILMSFTPNNHETGTLELSKKLDIHKSTVSRLLHLLTNHDFLHQNPETKKYMLGRSAAEIGNAVIRSLNNSIADIARPFLNKLSQNTGESVALEMVSGNNVILACQVEGQRHLRFSFELGEQVPVNVTAGAKTILAFSNKEFVEQCLKQKFTRFNSNTIISKKEYRKLLEEIRKTGIAYDKGERYEGTHAIAAPVFNHEKVPVAAVVIAGPAFRMTQEFLNNVIEPLKKTSAEISKRLFY